The Larus michahellis chromosome 2, bLarMic1.1, whole genome shotgun sequence genome window below encodes:
- the LOC141738666 gene encoding microtubule nucleation factor SSNA1-like, translated as MTQQGAVLQGYNNELVKCIEDLCMQKEELNKQIQQAEEEKNKLQHEIQVLSEQLECVCENLAQKVASRNELDKILAETEAAYMKILDSSRTLLNVLKKEVGSLKHMPELKTNVT; from the coding sequence ATGACTCAGCAGGGAGCTGTTCTTCAGGGTTACAATAATGAGCTAGTGAAATGCATTGAAGACTTGTGTATGCAAAAAGAAGAGCTGAACAAACAAATccagcaagcagaagaggaaaaaaataagctccAGCATGAAATCCAAGTCCTGAGTGAACAACTGGAGTGTGTATGTGAAAACCTGGCCCAAAAGGTAGCTTCACGGAATGAGCTTGATAAAATTCTTGCTGAAACTGAAGCTGCTTACATGAAGATATTGGATAGTTCTAGAACTTTGCTTAATGTCCTGAAGAAGGAAGTGGGAAGCTTAAAGCATATGCCAGAACTGAAAACCAATGTAACGTGA